In Anaerolineae bacterium, one DNA window encodes the following:
- a CDS encoding CooT family nickel-binding protein, with amino-acid sequence MCEAKAFLVTDDREEEIMRDVILVQPEGDSFVLINLLGEQKLVRGNIRRIDFLKHTIVLEKK; translated from the coding sequence ATGTGCGAGGCTAAGGCTTTCCTCGTAACAGATGACCGGGAAGAAGAAATAATGCGAGATGTCATCCTGGTCCAGCCCGAAGGCGACAGTTTTGTCCTCATAAACCTCCTCGGAGAACAGAAGCTCGTCCGAGGGAACATAAGGCGCATTGATTTTCTCAAGCACACTATTGTGCTGGAGAAGAAGTAA